One segment of Paraburkholderia bonniea DNA contains the following:
- a CDS encoding cation:proton antiporter → MKTAFSFFPTWPLSPDAIFWAGLALVAAGLCGELCYRAWRLPRISGYAVIGLIAGSAGFGVIDADSAIAARLLLDVALGLLLFELGSRLDLTWIRRNPWLILSSIAEATLTFALVLPVLLFLNVPMMVALVLSAIAMATSPAMVIQLKTELRAEGQVTQRLMTLTALNSMYAVVIEKLVSCWLHQEIYGNALATILQPVYLLAGSLILAYGLAWTCNFFYRHLNMQDKHAFVALFGLVLLAIALAHLLKLSTILSLLAAGIIVKNLEPRPQLWPQHFGTAGWLLTVILFVLTLTSFEWRYIALGGVAALGLILARLLAKLAGVLMFAKASGLHWKQGVALGLSLSPMSALAYLLVDDTYALYPDFDPKLRAIAMCSIVVLQILGPWLVYRSLSLVDERRE, encoded by the coding sequence ATGAAAACAGCGTTTTCATTTTTCCCCACCTGGCCGCTGTCACCCGACGCGATTTTTTGGGCTGGTCTCGCGCTTGTCGCGGCTGGTCTATGCGGTGAGCTGTGCTATCGCGCCTGGCGTTTGCCACGCATTTCCGGCTATGCAGTGATTGGCCTGATTGCAGGCTCTGCCGGATTTGGCGTGATTGATGCCGATTCGGCCATTGCGGCGCGTCTACTGCTGGATGTCGCACTGGGTCTGCTGCTGTTTGAGCTCGGCAGCCGGCTTGATCTGACCTGGATTCGCCGCAATCCATGGCTGATTCTTTCAAGCATTGCCGAAGCCACGTTGACTTTCGCGCTGGTCTTGCCCGTTTTACTGTTTTTGAATGTGCCGATGATGGTCGCGCTGGTGCTTTCGGCCATCGCCATGGCAACCTCGCCAGCGATGGTGATTCAGCTCAAGACAGAACTACGCGCCGAGGGCCAGGTAACTCAGCGGCTGATGACCTTGACGGCGCTGAACAGCATGTACGCGGTCGTGATTGAAAAGCTGGTTTCATGCTGGCTTCACCAGGAGATCTACGGCAATGCGCTGGCGACTATCTTGCAACCGGTGTATCTGCTGGCGGGCTCGCTGATTCTTGCGTATGGGCTGGCGTGGACCTGTAATTTTTTCTACCGCCATCTCAACATGCAAGACAAGCACGCATTTGTTGCGTTATTTGGGCTGGTGTTGCTGGCGATTGCTCTTGCCCATCTGCTTAAGCTGTCGACGATTCTGAGCCTGCTTGCCGCGGGCATCATCGTGAAAAATCTGGAGCCACGTCCGCAACTTTGGCCGCAGCATTTCGGCACGGCAGGCTGGTTGCTGACGGTCATTCTGTTTGTGCTGACACTGACTTCATTCGAATGGCGCTATATCGCACTGGGTGGTGTCGCTGCGCTCGGGCTGATTCTTGCCCGTTTACTGGCCAAGCTGGCGGGCGTGCTGATGTTCGCCAAAGCAAGCGGGCTGCACTGGAAGCAAGGCGTTGCACTGGGCTTGTCGCTATCACCGATGTCGGCGTTAGCCTATTTGCTAGTCGACGATACCTATGCGCTTTATCCAGATTTCGATCCAAAGTTGCGGGCCATTGCGATGTGCTCCATTGTCGTGCTGCAGATTCTTGGTCCATGGCTGGTCTATCGCAGCCTCTCACTGGTAGATGAGCGGCGTGAATGA